A genomic segment from Streptosporangium roseum DSM 43021 encodes:
- a CDS encoding DUF6355 family natural product biosynthesis protein: MVILDSTTDRSRLRAVSAVASAVLVAGMMATSASPAHAAPANVLTVQQESADAPRCGFFINQVRETRFAVYGHCGPTTVLVHVDVSGGGSTNDYHLCVGPGNTLLGYYGNILNAYYIGGAGCRRGDRTGHTPH; encoded by the coding sequence ATGGTGATCCTGGATTCCACCACTGATCGGTCACGGCTACGAGCCGTTTCCGCGGTGGCCTCGGCCGTGCTCGTAGCAGGCATGATGGCGACTTCGGCAAGCCCGGCCCACGCCGCGCCGGCAAATGTCCTGACGGTTCAGCAGGAAAGCGCGGACGCTCCCCGATGCGGTTTCTTCATCAACCAGGTGAGGGAGACGCGATTCGCCGTTTACGGCCATTGCGGGCCGACGACCGTCCTCGTGCACGTCGACGTCAGTGGGGGCGGTAGCACGAACGATTACCACCTCTGCGTCGGCCCCGGCAACACGCTGCTGGGCTATTACGGAAACATATTGAACGCGTACTACATCGGTGGGGCCGGATGCCGTCGGGGCGATCGCACGGGGCACACCCCCCACTGA
- a CDS encoding sigma-70 family RNA polymerase sigma factor encodes MIEPESEDPALTLLVRAGDDRAASELYERHYPAVIAFARRLCQDLHTAEDLASEAFARTLRTVRNGPAGPTGDWRPYLYAVVRNTAAEWARSDQRFVLTDEFREDDLTTAAPEPPDDLVTRAYRSLPPRWQTVLWHTLIEDEEPERVAKILGITPGNVGVLAFRAREGLRKAYLAAHVSSASPRCQEYAEPLAAIVRKRSGRLPRALRAHLESCAGCARAHTELLDLNATLRAALPIALFPLALGAGKWTAAGAGTPGTAGAGTSAGAGTGKSAAAQKGAATPGWAIPVSGAAAIVAAAVAVFSLSWDPAPSPPTQAAAPAPSASPTPEPIPKPTRVKTRAPAREKAPAIRVTTPRPASQSPRKPTPQPGTRIAHAGRCAGAAGGLVALPCADPRTAWRTRGGAQRFQLVNVASGRCLAAGEQYDTVAFNGGGMLAVRLQPCSSAPAQRWHRPAFSDGVRRLVSVPSGKALSIGKEFAGKRPPTAFILYGPYTGSADQRITLVDG; translated from the coding sequence ATGATCGAACCGGAAAGTGAGGACCCGGCCCTGACCCTACTGGTCAGGGCCGGGGACGACCGTGCCGCCTCCGAGTTGTACGAGCGGCACTACCCGGCCGTCATCGCTTTCGCCCGCCGCCTGTGCCAGGACCTGCACACCGCCGAGGACCTGGCGAGCGAGGCGTTCGCGCGGACCCTGCGCACCGTCCGGAACGGCCCGGCTGGTCCGACCGGTGACTGGCGTCCCTACCTGTACGCGGTGGTCCGCAACACGGCGGCGGAGTGGGCACGCTCCGATCAGCGGTTCGTCCTGACCGACGAGTTCCGCGAGGACGATCTCACGACGGCCGCGCCGGAGCCGCCGGACGATCTCGTGACCCGCGCCTACCGCTCGCTGCCGCCACGCTGGCAGACCGTGCTCTGGCACACCCTGATCGAGGACGAGGAGCCCGAACGGGTCGCGAAGATCCTCGGCATCACTCCCGGCAACGTCGGCGTGCTGGCCTTCCGCGCCCGCGAGGGACTGCGCAAGGCGTACCTGGCCGCGCACGTATCCAGCGCGTCACCCCGCTGCCAGGAGTACGCGGAGCCGCTGGCGGCGATCGTGCGCAAGAGAAGCGGCCGCCTTCCGCGGGCGCTGCGCGCGCACCTGGAATCCTGCGCGGGCTGTGCCCGGGCACACACGGAGCTGCTCGACCTCAACGCCACACTCCGCGCAGCGCTGCCGATCGCACTGTTCCCGCTCGCCCTGGGAGCGGGGAAGTGGACCGCGGCGGGAGCGGGGACGCCGGGCACGGCAGGGGCTGGGACATCAGCCGGGGCGGGGACCGGGAAGTCGGCCGCCGCGCAGAAGGGTGCCGCGACGCCGGGCTGGGCGATCCCGGTGTCGGGAGCGGCGGCGATCGTCGCCGCCGCCGTGGCCGTGTTCAGCCTGTCATGGGACCCGGCACCCTCCCCGCCTACGCAGGCCGCCGCCCCCGCGCCGAGCGCGTCACCCACCCCGGAGCCCATCCCGAAGCCCACCCGCGTGAAGACCCGGGCGCCCGCCCGCGAGAAAGCCCCGGCCATCCGCGTGACGACGCCGAGACCTGCGTCGCAGTCCCCCCGCAAGCCCACTCCCCAGCCGGGCACCCGGATCGCCCACGCGGGCCGATGTGCCGGCGCGGCGGGCGGGCTGGTGGCGCTGCCGTGCGCCGACCCGCGTACGGCCTGGCGTACGCGGGGCGGTGCCCAGCGGTTCCAGCTCGTCAACGTCGCCAGCGGCCGCTGCCTGGCCGCCGGCGAGCAGTACGACACCGTCGCCTTCAACGGCGGCGGCATGCTCGCGGTCCGGCTCCAGCCCTGCTCCTCCGCCCCGGCCCAGCGCTGGCACCGCCCGGCCTTCAGCGACGGCGTGCGCCGGCTGGTGAGCGTCCCTTCCGGCAAGGCGCTGTCCATCGGCAAGGAGTTCGCCGGCAAGCGTCCGCCGACGGCGTTCATCCTCTACGGTCCCTACACCGGCTCAGCCGATCAGCGCATCACCCTCGTGGACGGCTGA
- a CDS encoding hemerythrin domain-containing protein gives MCNYCGCRDFPLIGRLSEEHWQIEETAGALRRAIGESRYGDAALLLDELLAQLVPHTALEESGLFAELRAEGALAGAVDRLCGEHDEIHGVFGAIDRAAPDWPAVLEAIGKLHRHIDSEEHGLFPASVIMLSISAWDRITPEPAAGG, from the coding sequence ATGTGCAATTACTGTGGCTGCCGGGACTTTCCGCTGATCGGGCGGCTCTCCGAGGAGCACTGGCAGATCGAGGAGACCGCCGGGGCACTGCGCCGGGCTATCGGCGAGAGCCGGTACGGCGATGCCGCGCTTCTGCTCGATGAGCTGCTTGCTCAGCTCGTCCCGCATACCGCCCTCGAGGAGAGCGGCCTGTTCGCCGAGCTGCGCGCCGAGGGGGCACTGGCGGGGGCGGTGGACCGGCTCTGCGGTGAACACGATGAGATCCACGGGGTGTTCGGCGCAATCGACCGCGCGGCGCCGGACTGGCCCGCCGTGCTGGAGGCGATCGGGAAGTTGCACCGGCACATCGACAGCGAGGAGCACGGCCTGTTTCCCGCCTCGGTGATCATGCTGTCGATCTCCGCCTGGGACCGCATCACCCCAGAGCCCGCGGCTGGAGGGTGA
- a CDS encoding ricin-type beta-trefoil lectin domain protein: protein MRSTLVLLLLSMGGAVLAAPLPAVAAAPAAQSRFACDEVDAKDKGWVLPIYVHQPGQDAWEDDSAALLNTIWETDQTVDSSAERFGGSRRLRFVQDGDCRPVVAKLPFTKGRNRAEMGKAMAENLASQPALVRTLWQTNRVKPLYFVRDNEITDSCTGGGANAGLSTGNVILPRWCWSEAGLTHELIHSFGLSHCDGGGVNGNDPVCRNMGTRKECTSDLAANYHLDSCRIDEFRYFEPTPVRQPELEKIRNVAFSPYLIQNQPSPVWQFRIKVVDSGRCLDASAAQVVQRACTDSSAQTWQRSIDDDGYLTIRNAANGRCLTMADTVVTGPCAKKDKSQQWLPQAGQDRTNFAGRAGGKLSVKDNRDGGAVVRDGKGEFVTELLGGLASSPTQPNTPAPTATSQPTAEPTARPTPRPTAAPTSAPEAAVTPGPVESLDPAKTPAQGRNVQFKSAYGTCLTASGTRVRLGACDTRWNVVTVGKHVQVRHQNRCMALGKVSGGKRSVVLAKCGTAAKGQRWLLEKAGGSVTLKSATTKATRLIAFTAKPASVYAKAAYQKNSIKFIIR, encoded by the coding sequence ATGAGATCTACTCTCGTGCTGCTGCTGTTGTCGATGGGCGGGGCGGTTCTGGCAGCGCCGTTGCCCGCCGTGGCAGCGGCTCCGGCGGCCCAGTCGCGGTTCGCCTGTGACGAGGTGGATGCCAAGGACAAGGGCTGGGTGCTGCCGATCTATGTCCACCAGCCCGGGCAGGACGCCTGGGAGGACGACAGCGCCGCCCTGCTGAACACCATCTGGGAGACCGACCAGACGGTCGACTCGAGCGCGGAGCGGTTCGGGGGCTCCCGGCGGCTCCGGTTCGTGCAGGACGGTGACTGCCGTCCGGTGGTGGCGAAACTGCCGTTCACCAAGGGCCGCAACCGGGCCGAGATGGGCAAGGCGATGGCGGAGAACCTCGCCTCCCAGCCTGCCCTGGTGCGTACGCTCTGGCAGACCAACCGGGTCAAGCCGTTGTACTTCGTCAGGGACAACGAGATCACGGACTCCTGCACGGGCGGCGGCGCCAACGCCGGGCTGAGCACCGGCAACGTCATCCTCCCGCGCTGGTGCTGGAGCGAGGCCGGGCTCACCCACGAGCTGATCCACAGCTTCGGGCTCTCGCACTGCGACGGGGGCGGCGTGAACGGCAACGACCCGGTCTGCCGGAACATGGGCACCCGGAAGGAGTGCACGAGCGACCTCGCGGCCAACTACCACCTTGACTCGTGCCGGATCGACGAATTCCGCTACTTCGAGCCGACGCCGGTACGGCAGCCCGAGCTGGAGAAGATCAGGAACGTCGCGTTCAGCCCGTACCTGATCCAGAACCAGCCGAGCCCGGTGTGGCAGTTCCGCATCAAGGTGGTGGACAGCGGCAGATGCCTCGACGCAAGCGCGGCGCAGGTCGTGCAGCGCGCGTGTACGGACAGCTCCGCGCAGACGTGGCAGCGCAGCATCGACGACGACGGCTACCTCACCATCCGCAACGCGGCGAACGGCCGCTGCCTCACCATGGCGGACACCGTCGTGACCGGCCCGTGCGCGAAGAAGGACAAGTCGCAGCAGTGGCTGCCGCAGGCTGGTCAGGACAGGACCAACTTCGCCGGCCGCGCCGGTGGGAAGCTGTCCGTCAAGGACAACCGTGACGGCGGAGCGGTGGTGCGCGACGGCAAGGGTGAGTTCGTGACCGAGCTGCTGGGCGGCCTGGCCTCCTCGCCCACCCAGCCGAACACCCCGGCCCCGACGGCCACGTCGCAGCCGACCGCGGAGCCGACCGCAAGGCCGACCCCCAGGCCGACCGCGGCACCGACCTCCGCTCCGGAGGCGGCCGTCACGCCGGGCCCGGTCGAGTCGCTCGACCCCGCCAAAACTCCTGCGCAGGGCCGGAACGTCCAGTTCAAGAGCGCGTACGGCACCTGCCTGACCGCGTCCGGCACCAGGGTGCGCCTCGGCGCCTGCGACACCAGGTGGAACGTCGTGACGGTCGGCAAGCACGTGCAGGTACGCCACCAGAACCGATGCATGGCGCTCGGCAAGGTCAGCGGTGGCAAGCGCTCGGTCGTCCTGGCCAAGTGCGGCACGGCCGCCAAGGGGCAGCGCTGGTTGCTCGAGAAGGCCGGCGGCTCGGTCACGCTGAAGAGCGCGACCACAAAGGCCACCCGGCTCATCGCCTTCACCGCCAAGCCTGCCAGCGTCTACGCCAAAGCCGCGTACCAGAAGAATTCCATCAAATTTATAATCAGATAA
- a CDS encoding SDR family oxidoreductase has translation MKIVVIGGTGLIGSKLVTELGEHGHEAVAAAPNTGVNTLTGEGLADVLAGAQVVIDVSNSPSFEEKAVLEFFETSTRNLLAAEAAAGVGHHVALSVVGTERPPGNAYFRAKIAQEQLIEKSPIPFSLVHATQFFEFVRRIADEATDGGKVRMAPVLFQPIAGDEVAQALGRVSVGTPLNGRVEVAGPEQVRMDEFFRDVLASWGDPREVVTDPHAHYFGAELLERSLVPDDGATLGRIRYRDWSARNAAGK, from the coding sequence ATGAAGATCGTGGTAATCGGCGGAACCGGCCTGATCGGATCGAAGCTCGTGACGGAGCTGGGCGAGCACGGTCACGAGGCGGTGGCGGCGGCGCCGAACACCGGCGTCAACACCCTCACCGGCGAAGGGCTGGCCGACGTGCTGGCAGGTGCGCAGGTGGTGATCGACGTGTCGAACTCGCCGTCGTTCGAGGAGAAGGCGGTGCTGGAGTTCTTCGAGACCTCCACCCGCAACCTGCTCGCCGCGGAGGCGGCGGCGGGCGTCGGCCACCACGTCGCGCTTTCGGTCGTGGGAACGGAGCGGCCGCCCGGGAACGCCTACTTCCGGGCGAAGATCGCCCAGGAGCAGCTGATCGAGAAGTCGCCGATCCCGTTCTCGCTCGTGCACGCCACCCAGTTCTTCGAGTTCGTCCGGAGAATCGCCGACGAGGCCACGGACGGCGGCAAGGTGCGGATGGCGCCCGTGCTGTTCCAGCCCATCGCGGGCGACGAGGTCGCGCAGGCGCTCGGCCGGGTCTCGGTGGGGACGCCGTTGAACGGCAGAGTCGAGGTGGCCGGACCCGAGCAGGTCAGGATGGACGAGTTCTTCCGCGACGTGCTGGCCTCCTGGGGCGATCCGCGCGAGGTGGTCACCGACCCGCACGCGCACTACTTCGGAGCCGAGCTGCTCGAACGGTCGCTGGTGCCGGATGACGGCGCCACCCTCGGCCGGATCCGCTACCGCGACTGGTCCGCCCGGAACGCGGCCGGCAAGTAG
- a CDS encoding FAD-dependent monooxygenase codes for MTAPLAANVLIVGAGPAGAITAAELARHGLRAVLAGEEAGEADHDVVLSGAAMRGLASLGALEEVGARVVGTVELRLGQDGGHVLPEAVNSACDRRHLVEGLRRIAVAAGATWLPGRVTDLERREGTWHASIGDTAVSARHLVVATGASSAGTPHATGLLCARPYSGVNLTESIVLALPAPRTIDPAERPTCVWAVPGAQAGTCTIGASRLGAGDPDDLLETARAVLAEGDQRFAGATPAGPPVTGVLNSGFAPEHSVHDGRLLVGDAAGLVNPFTGEGLSYAVQSAVLAARAIADHPDDPDAAGRAYTRRLSATFVGYFETATHAARRYHLAWRVLVATADDERPVSAKVRRAVLTPDGFSGLTAADLMPLPAPDVALLGPFLLACDEVAVNTVRREWPFIARLLIAGEHSPHQRLRPAAPFFAALLAGGNPPDPAFATLAAAIELATLGALAFLGPMPPRAAPGRRVDWAVASTVLAGDFLLAQASRLVAASAPEVSWSFADWLGELAALRAVRIDPAGRSRAGEVFASLLEFPSRIGAQLGGASPETVRALRDFGNHSGHAFLHAEEVLAVRGERTRLDVTLSGMITGRLSAIPDVLPEVTGDLLAGDPGARARALDLAVTACRDAHRAALGALENVAHPASARILESFVATVCAPCAPARPPSPAGA; via the coding sequence GTGACCGCGCCGCTCGCCGCCAACGTGCTGATCGTCGGTGCGGGACCGGCCGGTGCGATCACCGCCGCCGAACTGGCCCGTCACGGCCTGCGTGCCGTGCTGGCGGGGGAGGAGGCCGGGGAGGCGGACCACGACGTCGTGCTCAGCGGCGCGGCCATGCGCGGCCTGGCATCCCTCGGCGCGCTGGAGGAGGTCGGGGCCCGCGTCGTCGGCACCGTCGAGCTGCGGTTGGGGCAGGACGGCGGACATGTGCTGCCCGAGGCCGTGAACTCCGCGTGCGACCGGCGCCACCTCGTCGAGGGCCTCCGCCGGATCGCCGTCGCCGCCGGAGCTACTTGGCTGCCGGGCAGGGTCACGGATCTGGAACGGCGGGAAGGCACCTGGCACGCCTCCATCGGCGACACCGCCGTGTCGGCACGTCACCTCGTGGTCGCGACCGGAGCTTCTTCCGCAGGCACGCCGCACGCCACCGGCCTGCTGTGCGCGCGACCGTACAGCGGTGTGAACCTGACCGAGTCGATCGTGCTGGCCCTGCCCGCGCCGCGCACCATCGACCCGGCCGAGCGGCCCACGTGCGTGTGGGCGGTGCCGGGAGCCCAGGCGGGCACCTGCACGATCGGCGCCTCCAGGCTCGGTGCCGGCGACCCTGACGACCTCCTCGAAACCGCCCGGGCCGTCCTCGCCGAGGGGGACCAGCGCTTCGCCGGGGCCACCCCCGCCGGGCCGCCGGTCACCGGAGTCCTCAACAGCGGTTTCGCCCCCGAGCACAGCGTCCACGACGGGCGGCTCCTGGTCGGGGATGCGGCCGGACTGGTCAACCCCTTCACCGGTGAAGGGCTCAGCTACGCCGTGCAGAGCGCCGTGCTGGCCGCCCGTGCCATCGCCGACCATCCGGACGACCCGGACGCGGCAGGGCGAGCGTACACGCGCCGGCTGTCGGCGACGTTCGTCGGATACTTCGAGACGGCGACGCACGCCGCCCGCCGCTACCATCTGGCCTGGCGGGTCCTCGTGGCCACGGCCGACGACGAGCGGCCCGTCTCGGCCAAGGTCCGGCGGGCCGTACTGACGCCGGACGGGTTCTCCGGGCTGACGGCCGCCGACCTGATGCCGCTGCCCGCACCCGACGTGGCGCTCCTCGGGCCGTTCCTGCTCGCCTGCGACGAGGTCGCCGTCAACACCGTCCGCAGGGAATGGCCGTTCATCGCCCGCCTGCTGATCGCCGGAGAACACTCCCCGCACCAGCGGCTGCGCCCCGCCGCGCCGTTCTTCGCCGCCCTGCTGGCCGGTGGGAACCCGCCCGATCCCGCCTTCGCGACCCTCGCCGCCGCGATCGAGCTCGCCACCCTCGGGGCGCTGGCCTTCCTCGGCCCGATGCCCCCGCGCGCGGCACCGGGCAGGAGGGTGGACTGGGCCGTCGCCAGCACCGTACTGGCCGGCGACTTCCTCCTCGCGCAGGCGTCACGGCTGGTGGCGGCCTCGGCTCCGGAGGTGTCGTGGTCGTTCGCGGACTGGCTGGGCGAGCTCGCCGCGCTCCGGGCCGTCAGGATCGACCCGGCCGGGCGGTCGCGGGCCGGGGAGGTGTTCGCCTCGTTGCTGGAGTTCCCCTCCCGTATCGGGGCGCAGCTCGGCGGAGCGTCACCCGAGACCGTCCGCGCGCTGCGGGACTTCGGCAACCACAGCGGGCACGCCTTCCTGCACGCCGAAGAGGTCCTGGCGGTGCGCGGCGAGCGGACCCGGCTGGATGTCACGCTGTCCGGAATGATCACCGGGCGGCTCTCGGCGATCCCCGACGTGCTCCCGGAGGTCACCGGCGATCTTCTCGCCGGTGACCCCGGCGCACGGGCAAGGGCCCTGGACCTGGCCGTGACCGCCTGCCGCGACGCTCACCGGGCGGCCCT
- a CDS encoding polyprenyl synthetase family protein, which yields MSDFTSQVTDRLLRLADGLPEPVRAPVRTLAAGPGKFVRPRLLAAGAGFGTADHDRLVRLGALVELIHLASLLHDDVIDEAETRRGAPAAHTAVGTEQAMLAGLACFALVGTEAADLGEGVAGAVSMAVAKLAYGELLDVERAFDTAFPLPAYLELVQSKTAELFRLCCLLGAAEARSGHGEADALVRFGTALGVTFQILDDCLDLRPNHSGKPVGTDHALGLFGAPTLYALRADSGGELATLLLSPSFGTSDMPEVYSLVEARGGLEAAARLAADWHDRALAALDELPAGGPRDRLAALAASLLQARS from the coding sequence GTGTCCGATTTCACCTCCCAGGTGACCGACCGGCTCCTCCGCCTGGCCGATGGCCTGCCGGAACCGGTCCGGGCCCCGGTGCGTACGCTCGCCGCCGGGCCGGGCAAGTTCGTCCGGCCACGGCTGCTGGCGGCCGGCGCGGGCTTCGGCACGGCCGACCACGACCGGCTGGTACGCCTGGGCGCCCTGGTGGAACTGATCCACCTGGCCTCGCTCCTGCACGACGACGTCATCGACGAGGCGGAGACCCGCCGGGGAGCGCCGGCCGCGCATACGGCCGTCGGCACCGAACAGGCCATGCTCGCCGGGCTGGCCTGCTTCGCGCTGGTGGGCACGGAGGCCGCCGACCTCGGAGAGGGCGTCGCCGGGGCCGTGAGCATGGCTGTCGCCAAGCTCGCCTACGGTGAGCTGCTCGACGTCGAGCGTGCCTTCGACACCGCCTTCCCCCTGCCCGCCTACCTGGAGCTGGTGCAGAGCAAGACCGCCGAGCTGTTCCGGCTCTGCTGCCTGCTCGGCGCCGCGGAGGCCCGGTCCGGCCACGGAGAGGCGGACGCGCTCGTCCGGTTCGGCACGGCGCTCGGCGTCACGTTCCAGATCCTCGACGACTGCCTGGACCTGCGCCCGAACCACTCGGGCAAGCCGGTCGGCACCGACCACGCGCTGGGCCTGTTCGGCGCCCCCACCCTGTACGCGCTCCGCGCCGACAGCGGCGGAGAGCTCGCCACGCTGCTGCTGTCGCCGTCGTTCGGCACCAGCGACATGCCCGAGGTGTACTCCCTCGTCGAGGCCCGTGGCGGGCTGGAGGCCGCGGCACGGCTGGCCGCCGACTGGCACGACCGGGCGCTCGCCGCCCTGGACGAGCTGCCCGCCGGCGGTCCCCGCGACCGCCTGGCCGCGCTCGCCGCCTCGCTCCTTCAGGCCCGCTCGTGA
- a CDS encoding RNA polymerase sigma-70 factor — protein MAVFAGVRPRLFGIAYRMLGSAAEAEDLVQEVWLRWQGYDRAKVDSPAAFLATTTTRLAINAAQSARVRRETYIGPWLPEPVDTGADPYLGAERSEALEFAVLLLLERLSPTERAAYVLREAFDYPYRQIADIIQLNEPAVRQLVSRARKHVLVERRTPVTGAEQRRLLTAFVTAARSGDLIALEQLFAADVTSYSDGGGSVRASRFPVAGASRVAKYVKAFADHFWAGVDVAWAATNGQTSALLSRDGQVFAVLTVNASAQGIDQVLWMMNPAKITGLGLPQDSPEPVDGGP, from the coding sequence GTGGCGGTGTTCGCCGGTGTGCGGCCGCGCCTGTTCGGGATCGCGTACCGGATGCTGGGAAGCGCGGCCGAAGCCGAGGATCTGGTGCAGGAGGTCTGGCTGCGCTGGCAGGGCTATGACCGCGCCAAGGTGGACAGCCCGGCCGCGTTCCTGGCGACGACGACCACGCGGCTGGCCATCAACGCAGCCCAGTCCGCGCGCGTCCGCCGCGAGACCTACATCGGCCCGTGGCTTCCCGAACCCGTCGACACCGGCGCGGATCCCTATCTCGGCGCCGAGCGGAGCGAGGCCCTGGAGTTCGCGGTGCTGCTGCTCCTGGAGCGGCTTTCGCCCACCGAACGGGCGGCCTACGTGCTGCGCGAGGCGTTCGACTACCCCTACCGGCAGATCGCCGACATCATCCAGCTCAACGAGCCGGCCGTACGCCAGCTGGTCAGCAGGGCCCGCAAGCACGTGCTCGTCGAGCGTCGCACGCCCGTGACCGGCGCCGAACAACGCAGACTGCTGACGGCCTTCGTCACCGCCGCCCGCTCCGGCGACCTGATCGCCCTGGAACAGCTCTTCGCCGCGGACGTGACCAGCTACTCGGACGGAGGAGGCAGCGTGCGTGCCTCTCGTTTCCCCGTGGCGGGCGCGTCGCGGGTCGCGAAGTACGTCAAGGCGTTCGCGGACCACTTCTGGGCCGGAGTCGACGTGGCCTGGGCGGCCACGAACGGCCAGACCTCAGCTCTGCTCAGCCGCGACGGACAGGTCTTCGCGGTCCTCACGGTCAACGCCTCGGCGCAGGGCATCGACCAGGTGCTGTGGATGATGAACCCGGCCAAGATCACCGGGCTCGGTCTGCCTCAGGACTCGCCGGAGCCGGTGGATGGCGGGCCATGA
- a CDS encoding low temperature requirement protein A: MSARPIDEPHRASSQLELLFDLTFVVAVAAVTAQLAHGIADGHGLAGLIPFLQVFFAIWWAWMNFTWFASSYDTDDVAYRLLTMVQMAGVLVLAAGVPAAAGHADYGVVTLGYLIMRIGLVAQWLRAGLEDPASRRTALRYAAGITVVQMGWVLRLFLADAGVLPSSSQLPLFACLVVLELAVPRWAERARATNWHPHHIAERYGLFTIILLGESVLAASRGVEKALEADQISGPFVVIAGCGLVLLFALWWLYFLVPAGEGLSDRRHRSYLWGYSHYGIFAALAALGAGLEVAVEQSGHDVAASPLVLGYAVAIPVGLYLALLWAVHALVVAEPVIFPTAVLGCVTVILSLPLATPWIGMAAVVAAIAAVCVLLVAFTIWTAAVGVRAGARRHGPPSTGSGES; encoded by the coding sequence ATGAGCGCCCGTCCCATCGACGAGCCGCACCGCGCATCGAGCCAGCTTGAGCTCCTGTTCGACCTCACCTTCGTGGTCGCGGTCGCGGCCGTCACCGCCCAGCTCGCGCACGGCATCGCGGACGGTCATGGACTCGCCGGACTGATCCCGTTCCTGCAGGTGTTCTTCGCGATCTGGTGGGCGTGGATGAACTTCACGTGGTTCGCCTCGTCCTACGACACCGACGATGTCGCCTACCGGCTGCTGACCATGGTGCAGATGGCCGGCGTACTGGTCCTTGCCGCCGGTGTGCCTGCCGCGGCCGGTCACGCCGATTACGGTGTCGTCACGCTGGGCTACCTCATCATGAGGATCGGTCTCGTCGCCCAGTGGTTGCGGGCCGGTCTCGAGGACCCGGCGAGCCGTCGCACCGCGCTGCGCTACGCCGCCGGCATCACCGTCGTGCAGATGGGCTGGGTGCTCCGCCTCTTCCTGGCAGATGCGGGCGTCCTGCCCTCATCCTCCCAGCTGCCGTTGTTCGCCTGCCTGGTCGTCTTGGAACTCGCGGTGCCACGGTGGGCGGAGCGGGCCAGGGCCACCAACTGGCACCCGCACCACATCGCCGAGCGCTACGGCCTGTTCACGATCATTCTGCTCGGTGAGAGTGTCCTGGCCGCGAGCAGAGGAGTCGAAAAGGCGCTCGAAGCGGACCAGATCAGTGGCCCGTTCGTCGTCATCGCCGGCTGCGGCCTCGTCCTGCTGTTCGCTCTTTGGTGGCTGTACTTCCTCGTACCGGCGGGGGAAGGTCTCAGTGACCGCCGCCATCGGTCCTACCTGTGGGGTTACAGCCACTACGGCATCTTCGCGGCGCTGGCGGCCCTCGGCGCCGGGCTCGAGGTGGCGGTGGAGCAGAGCGGGCACGACGTTGCGGCATCACCGCTGGTACTCGGCTACGCCGTCGCCATCCCGGTCGGCCTGTATCTCGCCCTGCTATGGGCGGTACATGCGCTTGTTGTCGCAGAGCCCGTCATCTTCCCCACTGCGGTTCTGGGCTGCGTCACCGTCATCTTGTCGCTGCCGCTCGCGACGCCCTGGATCGGCATGGCCGCCGTGGTCGCGGCGATCGCAGCCGTCTGCGTCCTGCTGGTCGCTTTCACGATCTGGACCGCAGCCGTCGGGGTCCGCGCTGGAGCACGTCGTCATGGCCCGCCATCCACCGGCTCCGGCGAGTCCTGA